The nucleotide window CTCCCTCGGTCCAGTGAGCACAGAAGTTTGCTGTGACATATTCAGGGAGCTGAGAAGCCAGAGTGTCCAGGAGAATGTCTGCTACTCCCCTCTGCTCATCATTTCAACCCTCTCCATGGTCTACATAGGTGCAAAAGATAACACCAAGGCTCAGATAGAAAAGGTGAGACTATGTTTGTATTTAAATCCTCCTGCTGCTCAACAGAGCCACAGCCCTTAATGATATGATAATGTCCCTCAGAGGCTAAAAAATGTGGATCCAGAGTTACCAAAACGTGGATCCAGAGTTATCAAAAGCAGTGGCCACCTGAAATTCCCACAATGTTCAACAAATGCATCAGCCCAAAATCTTGAGACTGGATTTAAATTTTATCACAGTTTAGGAGTAGAATTCTCACATTCTAGTGACTCTTTctttggaaagagaaaggagacaAAATCTATAGGGAAAGAATCGAAATATATCCACAGTCTGCAAAGTGTGTCATGCGTTTCCTACAGTTCTCACTATCTTCACAGAGAGGGGCTGGCTTATTACCTATAAGACAGTTGGCATTATTGGTAGCACACACTGGAGCTGAATCCTAGATGCTCAATCAAAGAAAGGATCATCTAAGCAGGCAACAGTATGCATAGCTATTCAGAGATGGAACAGATAGATTGCACTTTTTGACTCATTCTCAGTTAGTCAATAGGTTTGCTTCAAACATTATGTGTTAATCTCAGTTGCATAACCTTTTTCTTGTCATACCAGTTATTTCAACTACTGCTTTTCTTAATTACAGGCTATCCACTTCGATAAAATCCCAGGATTTGGAGAGAGTGTTGAATCTCAGGTACAGAAACAATTTAATCCCTTCTCTATGTCAGTTTCTCCTGGGAGCAAAATCTGTCAGATAAGCAGTCCCGTAGCAGTTCCTACCCTACTCCAATGTGCAGCTAGTGCTCTTCATCCAGCTTTTGGGGGAACAATTCATTCATGAGAGTGAACGGAGAAGGCAGACAACAGAGAATTCAGAGCAAGCATAAAATGAAATCCATCACCATAATATTGGGCCAATAcggggaattttttttgatgATTATGCAAAGTAGCTAGTAGTTAAGCAGGACTGGTTGGTAACTGATCTGCTGAAGCTAGATTAGTGTAGCAGGTAATTAAAAGCCCCCCCCAGAATGGTATGATGAAATTACAGTagaaaactgtaattttaagCACTGaattatatattgtatattaCAAAATTACTACATCAGCATAGGATGAGCAGTTTTATAAGCAGAAGCATCTGAACTATTCTACTCCTTTCATATAGTATGTAATACCTATTCATCATTAAAACTAGGATAACAtcatctgtatttttatttgtattcatGTCAATCAGTGCGGCGCATCTGTGAGCATCCACAATTCACTTAAGGACGTCTTCACTCAAATCACCAGACCAAGTGACAATTATTCGATCAGCATTGCCCGCAGACTTTATGCTGAAGAGAAATACCCAATTCTGCCGGTGAGTTGCTCTAAGATCTGAATGTCAAAACTGTAACTTTCTGTAATGCAAAAAGCACTGTCAGAAATCTAGGTTGTGctaaataaattttcttccaTATGGAAAGATTCTCTCTATCACAGCCTTAACTCCTgaaaattttgagaaaaaaatgtgactAAAAGATGTTTGtgcaaagtaaaataaagtcCAATCAAGTCAAGGTATAACTAATAAAGGTAATTTTTGCTGGCAAGAGATAACTCCAACTCTTTTCTCAACTTGCAAAACAAACCTGGAAAAATGACTTCAGGTTCTCAAAAATATTCCAAGGTTTTTCATTGAAAGGAACACTTAATTTGAAATTCAAGGAGAATACCATTGTGAAAACAAATTATAAGtgggcaaaaagaaaaaaaaacccatacttAACTGAAATGAATGTTGATTTTAGATTGAACTCAGCtctggaaaacattttgtaaaaaCATGGCCATCTAGTCTTGCTTGAAACAATGCATTTCTAATCTTAAAATGCTTATGAACTAGCTCATGGTTTAATGATTAGGCTTAATAAGCAGGTTGCTTATAtctcttaatttcatttttgcctTTTACATCTGCAAAATTCTTTAGCATTCTGATCTGAAAACTGCATACACTTTCTTTGCAGGAATACATTCAATGTGTGAAGGAACTGTATCAGGGAGGTTTGGATTCTATCAGCtttcaaacagctgcagaaaaatccAGAGAGCTCATAAATTCCTGGGTTGAAAGTCAGACAAATGGTAAGAGGAAACCAAATATCAGCATAGGTATTTCCCTTCTGCCACCATGTTTGAACAACATATGAGAACATTTAAGTCAGGTAATGAAAAACTAGCACCTCTAcctctgctccttctcctggaTAATAGATCAGTTCCCAGATACAGAACTATCatctaacaattttttttttcctcagacaCATCCCTGTTAGAGGACTCTCTCTATCTGTAGAGGTTTTGTGGATATGTAATATTTCCAGTCCTGATAAAAGGGACAGCACTAAAGTATGTTTTTTACACATTGACAAATTGTTTGACAGCAATGTTTCAACTTTTGTTTGAAGCAAAAAGTATTAAATGTTTGGTTGGGAGACCGTCATGGGATACAAGGTTCCAATGGTTCTTCCTGTTGACACAAAATATGCTAATTTTGTATCGAGTAAATCTCTGGCTCTTATATCTCTCACTATAATTCTTTATAGGGAGAGAAACAACAACCATTGCCAAGAGCAGTAAGCAAATCAACCTTGGAACTACAAGATCGCtacaaaaccaaagcaattcCTTGCCCTACATTCTCCTTCCCACAAATTGTTTACCCTCCATTTAATGTTGTAATTGCCAAGTAAGATGTGTTATACACAGATGTATTATACATGTTCTCTTTTCCTGTGCATTTTGAAAGGGTCAATCAAAAATATCCTTCAGCCAagctctgtgagttcacaaACTGACATGGTCCTGGTCAGTGCCATCTACTTCAACGGATTGTGGGAGAAAGCATTTAATGAAGAAGATACCCAAACAGTTCCTTTCAGAATTTCTGAGGTATGTGGGCATACATAACTTCAATGGTGTCATCTTCTAGAATTTATGAGAGGAGTAGACAAGTTGCTGTACAATCTTCCTGAAAAAGAGTAATTATCAGCTTTAACCATAAAAAGGCATTTCTACACTCTAGGAATTATCTTTGTGGAaactatattattttctttggttttgcagCAAGAAAGCAAACCTGTGCAGATGATGTCTCAGATTGGCACATTTAAAGTGGCAGAGATCCCTTCTGAGAAATGCAGAGTCCTGGAGCTTCCATATGCCAGTGGGCGGCTGAgcctgtgggtgctgctgcctgatGACATCTCCGGCCTGGAGCAGGTATGGCCCTGGAAGCTGGGTTTCAGAAAACCATAAACACAGTGAAATTTTAGGTCCAAAGAAGCTCTTCACAATAAAGTTGTCTTAAACCACATCCCTAGCACAGATCTGAATATTGGCAGCATGGGATTGTTGCATAGAGGTACGCGGCTATCTCAGTGGTCCTGCAAAAATTTGTGTGAGGATGGATTGCTAAGCAACTGCTTTAGTGGGTTAAATTTTTTGTCACTGCAGAACAGATTCTTCTCAGATAACCAGCTTTACCCCAGCAGCTTGAGTTCCAAAGCTTTTATATCTCAATTTCTGCATACTGAGGAATTTACTGGAAAGGTCATCTTAGCTTGAGTATTTGTAATTATTGAATGATTTGACAGCCTTCAACATGCTTCCTTCATGCCTTCAAAAATTAAACTATCAAAAAATTGAATATGAATACTGGAATGGTTAAAACCATTTCAGAAAGTAAAACATACATGACATATTGCTGTTGATATGAAAAGAATATAGCCATTAGCAGGAATGCAATTTGAATAGGAAAAGTTACACAATAAATCTGAGTTCATTGAAATGATTGCACACTAACTCAAAGACcctaaattataaaaataaagagtCATTTGACCATAGCTAAATTACTTCAGTAATAACTGAAGAAATTATTACTGAAGAAATGTAGCTGTGTTTAAATGCCTCTAATGCTTACTAATACTTCAGGTATTAGTAAAACCATTAACACTTCCTTACTTGGTGATCTTAAATGTAGATAGAGCTTACAACTCATAAGCACAGAATGACTTTTGGAAtatatttctgaagaaaagataAATAGGCTTTGGGAAATTTGCTAAGTAGCCATCTAATCAAGACTATTAGTTGCCAGTGAGCCTATTAAAGAAATTGGAAGCAGAACAGAGAAGAGAATCATGGTTTACTTTCCTCTTCTAGACATATTAATTCATATAAACCCAGAAAATACACCATAACAAAAGCAGTCAGTTTAAGAGGAAGAAACCTCAAATGGTACTGCATTGCTACAAAAGAAATTGTGCTCTCATCCCAGAGatctaatttgtttttttccttgcagcttGAGACAGCAATTACCTTTGAAAATCTCAACGAGTGGACCAGTTCCAGTAAGatggaagagaggaaaattaaaGTTTATCTCCCCCGCATGAAGATTGAGGAATCATACAACCTCACATCTGTCTTAAAATCCCTGGGTATCACCGACCTGTTCAGTTCATCAGCCAATCTGTCTGGCATCTCTTCAGCAGAGAGCCTGAAGCTGTCTGGAGCATTCCATGAGGCATTTGTGGAGATCTATGAAGCAGGCAGTAGGGTGGCAGGCTCATCAGGAGCTGGGGTAGATGACACAAGTGTCTCTGAAGAGATTAGGGCTGACCACCCTTTCCTCTTTGTGATCAAGCACAACCCAAGTGACAGTGTCTTGTTCTTTGGCAGATGCTATTCCCCTTAAAGAGAGGAAAGCTGAAAGAGTTTCTGTCCCCCACAGCAAGACCCAAAGTGCTGCAGTATCAGGGGTAAAAAGAAACACAATCTTTCTCTTTTATCCATATTTTAGAAAACCAGAatgatttatttaaagaaaaaaaaaaaaggcagagaaattttACCAGGAAAGCAGAGGCCATTTGCCTTTCCTTTCTGCTGAATATTATTATTTACTCATAGATTAGGAGTTACTGGAATGAAAATCTGACCCAAAGAAAGCATGAGCATTAACAGAGATATTCCTGGTTCAATTTAACAATAGTAGTGCTGAATCACCACACTGAAAAAACACATCAccttttttgggaaaaaaatgcagtcttCTAACTGATCCAGGTTTCTCTACAGATAAATTTTGTGATGACTCCTCTGGAATAAGTCACTCAAAATTTCCTAAATTAAACTTTAAACTACTACCAACCATATCTACTCTGCCAAAgcaattgatttttatttctaccCCTGATACTGCAAGGCTCTTCCTCACTTTCTAAGGATGCATTATAGGAATCttataattaatatattcatatatttctTCTTAAGCCTATTTGGGTCAATCATCATTACTAAGCATGGCAGATTGCTATTCAAATTTTCTCCATGTATCCTATCCCTGTATACAATGGGTCTTGTGGATGTACACTTTTGCTCCTTTAATCATAATAAAAACTTATTTAAGCAAATGCTTTTCATTTGGAGTATTTTAAATGCAGATGGGACAGGGTAATCCTGGCTATGTGTACAAATCTGTGGCTTTGGGTGGATGGCAAGctgaacatgagtcagcagtgccctggcagccaggagggccaacctggggtgccctggggggcatcaggcacagcatggccagccaggcaaaggaggggattgtcctgctctgcaccAGGGCAGCCTtacctcgagtgctgggggcagttttgggtgccacagtGTAAGAAGAACATCACACTCTGAGAGTGTGTGTAGAGGAGGGGGACCGAAATGGTGAAAGCTCTCAAGGGCAAGACTTACAAGCAGTGTCTGAGGTCACTTGgcttgttcagcttggagaagagaaggctgaggggTGACCTCATCTCAGCCTACAACTTCCTCActgcgggcaggggagggggtGGTGCTGTTCTCTGTCTGGTGACCAGCAAGGGCATAAGGAAATGGAATGAGGCTGTATCAGgactggacattaggaagagTTTCTTCATCCAGAGGGTTGGTCATTGGAACAGGCTTTCCCAGGAATGTGGTCATGGTGCCATGCCTGTTAGAGTTCAAAGAGCATCAGGACAATGCTCTTAGTCATACAGTTTATTTATAGATAGTTCCATGAGAAGCAGTGAGTTGGACTCAACAATCCTtatgagtcccttccaacttgaaATATTCTATGTTTCTGCAATTTTTCTGCCTGAGTTGTTCATTGATTTCAGAGAGGTGATGAATGATTCTGTCATAACTCGGGGCTGTCAGAATATTGAGACCACTTTTCTGCCAGGAAGCCAGGAAGGGACCGGTGTGACCCATACTGCTTAATGCATGATACTCAAACTAGTCAGATGCCACAATTTCTGCACAAAACATGATTCATCCAGTTTCTCTGAAACAGCAGTTGATAAGCAGTCTGAAAGGCAGCTGGATGTGTGCAGAATCTACATGCCAGTGAGACTCAGCATTGCCTCAGAGAATAGAGGGGAATGGGAATAGGAAGGagttttttacttatttttacaGTGTGTTTACAAACCTTTATGGGCTTTTATTCAGAAGCTAAGGAGAATAATCATGCTAGGAGATGGAATGTCTATGGTGAGTTAtagtttttctctgaaattgTTTATTCATCTCTTTGACACTGAAGcaagaaaggaaacagaacTGTGAGGAACTGTCACAAAAAAGCACCAGGAGAGTAAAACAGAAAGATTTCGGGGGTGCAGTTACTGCAAGAAGGCTATGCTCTTTCCTGATTCCAGTATGTACAGCACAGCATCAGTGCTGGCAGAACTGTGGTGGAATGTTTTTTCAGTTCCACCACACAATATTTACGTGTTCTACTTGTTTTGGCTtcccctcctccatcctccaAAATAACACATACTTTGGCAGGATCTAGGGGACATGACTTGCTGGTAGAAAAGATGATCTTGCAAAAGAACAAAGACAACATGACACTACCTTCACTGGTATGTAAATAGTTCAAATATATTCCTTCACTTTCTTTTATCTTAGCTGATTGCTGATCAATAGATAACCATGTGGAAACCTATTGCAAGAGACCTCACAGTGTGTTTACCATAGTCCTAGAGTTTCTGTTGATCTGGTCATGGAAATAAGGCACCTAAATTCCTAAGGACACTAacatttcagcagcttttttctAAAACTACAGTATTTCTAGGCTGTTTAATTTTTATCAATTAAAGCATACTTCTTCACAAACAGAAGACACAAAGAAGTTCATCTGCTCCTGTGTGTAGACAGATATTTTCACTGCTACCTCCTGATTTCTGTTGActtcagctgccagcacagcaacAAGCAGTCATATTCTTGTCCCCAGCAGTCacttccttaaaagaaaaaaaaaaaaacccatgtgtTCCCAGTCCTATTTTCAGAAACTATTTTGGAATTTTGCAAATCATACACCCATTAAGGAATGGATGCTGCAGTCCTCAGATcccagacagagaaatatttgtttGAATGCTAAAATCTTCAATAGCCTTCCACATCTGAGGTACTGTAGTTTCTGTAATAACAGGCACGCAAAGTACATGCCCGTAGAGGAACATGCCTGGATCTAGCCCCAAGCTATGTGCCAGATATCAGACCTCCATCACTCAGCATGGAACAAATCCTCTCCTTTGTGCCAGCAAATGAGGCTACAACTTCATTTCACCATGCTCAAAGAAACGAAATAGTTAGCATCATGTCCTAGAGactccagctctctgctgtgTCATGAAGTACAGGTGGATTATGCTCTTGATTGCCCACAGAACATCTTTCACAAGTATGGAAGAAGGCTCATACTCACAGCTTTAGGATCTGTCATTAGAGGCTTTTATTGCTCTACCACCACACCCCACATATATTTGTAATTTCTAGCATGCATTCAAAGGATTAGTGAGTTGTGACGATACAAGACCACACTTGCTTGCTTTCTTGTGGTCTTACAGAGGGAAGGTAATTCCTTAGAGATGACAGAATTTGACCCTGAGGCATTACTGTTTATTCCAGTACTAACTGTTCTAATACATAAAAATGCAAGTAATATTGCTTGGTTGAACAAAGTCAGTTATTTGCAAATATTGGTTTCCTGAAGTTCACAGAGTTAGAGAGTAACTTGTGTTGGAATGGGCAGCTGACAGTCACCTGGTCTTAACTTCAGAAACACATCAGGGCCCTTCCCAGCCAAATGTTGCATATCTTTAATTTTGGATAATCCACAGTGCtaggattttaattttaatttaattttaaacataaatcCAAATATTACTAATGTAGAAATAGTGTAGACTATTTATCCAGCTTAGTTTTCGCTCACCAAATGAGAGTTGGCCATATGTGAAAATGAGCCCTAACAGTTCCTTCATTTTGATTCTTCCATGTCCAGTCCACAAAGCTCTCACTGATTTCCCTTACTTTTAAACCTCTTGGAGCCAATGCAGAACACCTCTGAAAATCCCAATGAGTGTTTAGTCAGCCATATGAACAGGAAATTTCTAGGAAATTCCATCATTCCTAACAATGATTAGGAACAAAAGTGAGATAATAGATAGCT belongs to Taeniopygia guttata chromosome 2, bTaeGut7.mat, whole genome shotgun sequence and includes:
- the LOC100231622 gene encoding ovalbumin, giving the protein MVSLGPVSTEVCCDIFRELRSQSVQENVCYSPLLIISTLSMVYIGAKDNTKAQIEKAIHFDKIPGFGESVESQCGASVSIHNSLKDVFTQITRPSDNYSISIARRLYAEEKYPILPEYIQCVKELYQGGLDSISFQTAAEKSRELINSWVESQTNGSIKNILQPSSVSSQTDMVLVSAIYFNGLWEKAFNEEDTQTVPFRISEQESKPVQMMSQIGTFKVAEIPSEKCRVLELPYASGRLSLWVLLPDDISGLEQLETAITFENLNEWTSSSKMEERKIKVYLPRMKIEESYNLTSVLKSLGITDLFSSSANLSGISSAESLKLSGAFHEAFVEIYEAGSRVAGSSGAGVDDTSVSEEIRADHPFLFVIKHNPSDSVLFFGRCYSP